One genomic segment of Gloeocapsa sp. PCC 73106 includes these proteins:
- a CDS encoding NAD(P)H-quinone oxidoreductase subunit 4 has translation MIGNIPWLTAIIIVPLLTALFIPLIPDKEGRTVRWYALTASLLNLGLIAYAFWNSYNFKNTKLQLTESYPWVPQIGLNWSVGIDGLSMPLIVLSSLITTLAVLASWQVKHKPKLFYFLILVLYSAQIGVFAAQDLLLFFIFWEVELVPVYLLIAIWGGAKRRYAATKFILYTALASIFILVSGLTLAFYGDTVTFNLTQLGMKDYSLTIEVLAYVGFLIAYGVKLPLFPLHTWLPDAHSEASAPISMILAGVLLKMGGYGLIRMNLEMLPHAHIKFAPLLVILGVINIVYGAFSAFGQTNLKRRLAYSSISHMGFVLIGIASFTALGMNGAVLQMISHGLIAAALFFLCGSTYERTHTLMMDEMGGLAKQMPKIFALFTAASLASLALPGMSGFVGELTIFLGVTTSDVYSSAFKVVVVFLTGVGLILTPIYLLSMLRVVFYGQENLNLGLEKYSLDAKPREIFITASLLIPIIGIGLYPKLITTTYDYKTIEVASKVRSALPVIAQQETSRQAGLNSGLLISPGLIAPKF, from the coding sequence ATGATTGGCAACATCCCTTGGCTCACAGCAATAATCATAGTCCCTTTGTTAACCGCCTTGTTTATCCCTCTAATCCCTGATAAAGAAGGTAGAACAGTACGTTGGTACGCTTTAACCGCCTCATTATTAAACTTAGGTCTGATCGCTTACGCTTTTTGGAACTCATACAACTTCAAAAATACTAAACTGCAGTTAACCGAATCCTACCCCTGGGTGCCTCAAATAGGGTTAAACTGGTCTGTAGGTATAGATGGTCTATCTATGCCTTTAATTGTCTTATCGAGCTTAATTACTACCCTAGCTGTTTTAGCCTCTTGGCAAGTTAAACACAAGCCCAAACTCTTTTATTTTCTGATTTTAGTTTTATATAGCGCCCAAATCGGTGTATTTGCGGCTCAAGATTTATTATTATTCTTTATCTTCTGGGAAGTAGAATTAGTACCGGTTTACCTGCTCATTGCTATCTGGGGAGGAGCAAAAAGACGCTACGCTGCGACTAAGTTTATTCTCTATACAGCTTTAGCTTCTATATTTATTCTCGTTTCTGGTTTAACTCTAGCTTTTTACGGTGATACCGTCACTTTTAACCTGACTCAACTGGGGATGAAAGATTATTCCCTAACCATTGAGGTGTTAGCTTACGTAGGGTTTTTAATCGCCTATGGCGTGAAATTACCCTTATTTCCTTTGCATACTTGGTTACCCGACGCTCACAGTGAAGCTTCAGCGCCAATTTCCATGATTTTAGCGGGAGTATTGCTGAAAATGGGAGGTTATGGGTTGATACGCATGAACCTAGAAATGTTACCCCACGCTCATATCAAGTTTGCCCCTCTACTAGTAATTCTGGGAGTAATTAACATAGTCTATGGTGCGTTCAGTGCTTTTGGACAAACTAATCTCAAAAGACGCTTAGCTTACTCTTCTATTTCTCACATGGGGTTTGTGCTAATTGGTATCGCTTCTTTCACTGCATTAGGAATGAATGGAGCGGTTTTACAGATGATTTCCCACGGTTTAATCGCTGCTGCTTTATTTTTCCTCTGTGGCTCTACCTACGAACGGACTCACACCCTAATGATGGACGAAATGGGTGGTTTAGCCAAACAAATGCCCAAAATCTTCGCTCTATTCACCGCAGCTTCTCTAGCTTCTCTGGCTTTACCCGGTATGAGTGGTTTCGTGGGTGAGTTAACTATCTTCTTGGGGGTAACTACTAGCGATGTTTATAGTTCTGCTTTTAAAGTCGTGGTAGTGTTCCTAACTGGTGTAGGTTTGATTCTTACTCCCATTTACTTACTCTCTATGCTCAGAGTAGTCTTCTACGGTCAAGAAAATCTTAATCTAGGGTTAGAGAAATATTCACTCGATGCTAAACCTCGGGAAATCTTCATCACAGCTTCTTTATTAATTCCGATCATCGGTATTGGTTTATATCCCAAGTTAATCACCACTACCTACGATTACAAAACCATAGAAGTAGCTAGCAAAGTGCGATCGGCTTTACCAGTGATTGCGCAGCAAGAGACTTCTCGTCAAGCAGGTTTGAACAGTGGTTTACTGATTTCTCCAGGTTTGATTGCGCCTAAATTCTAA
- a CDS encoding DUF1822 family protein, translated as MLDIDLLSPETVFLDAQQIEQQAQKSNSCAPGEDPWQAYLNCLALCGFKFWLNQRSPDLVLDASECQINLNAIFQLKISGFRVCLLSQGIGENQRISLPVKAIENAKNKSHFYIIVGVNEESEQVSIMKFSRYDQLQKIIKSANSTIELDQTYSIPVTVFDSDIDHLLLYLRCLEPSAIFLTESLTPLFRVSSWLKGELEQLAESLSWVLLPTPGLALDAFRSVSAFDVVLRELQEQGISIPPTARGISKQERYGNTTLDLYAYSWLLPDSLEWLLLFVVSAGKGEVLPEQLRLQVADYREILSEQEVYLSNNYRYLYVIIAGEPEEEFTVSITLSGYEILKLPAFTL; from the coding sequence ATGTTAGATATAGATTTACTCTCTCCTGAGACAGTTTTCTTGGATGCTCAACAGATAGAGCAACAGGCGCAGAAAAGTAACTCTTGCGCTCCAGGAGAAGATCCCTGGCAAGCTTATCTTAATTGTCTTGCTCTCTGCGGGTTTAAATTTTGGTTAAACCAAAGATCTCCTGACTTGGTTTTAGATGCTTCTGAATGTCAGATTAATTTAAATGCTATTTTTCAGCTTAAAATTAGCGGCTTTAGAGTATGCTTACTGAGTCAAGGGATTGGAGAAAATCAAAGAATTAGTTTACCCGTGAAAGCTATAGAAAATGCTAAAAACAAATCTCATTTTTACATAATAGTGGGAGTAAATGAGGAGTCAGAACAGGTATCGATAATGAAATTTAGCCGCTATGACCAACTCCAAAAAATCATAAAATCAGCTAACTCAACTATTGAATTAGACCAAACTTATTCAATTCCTGTGACTGTATTTGACAGTGATATCGATCATTTGCTTCTCTATCTGCGTTGTCTAGAACCGTCGGCTATATTCTTAACCGAGTCATTAACTCCTTTGTTCAGGGTCAGTTCTTGGTTAAAAGGAGAATTGGAGCAATTAGCCGAGAGTTTGTCTTGGGTATTGCTTCCTACTCCTGGCTTGGCTTTAGATGCGTTTCGTTCTGTGTCAGCTTTTGATGTAGTACTTCGAGAGTTACAGGAACAGGGTATATCTATTCCTCCCACAGCCAGAGGAATCTCCAAGCAAGAAAGGTACGGAAATACTACTTTAGATCTCTACGCCTACAGTTGGCTCCTACCAGATAGTCTGGAATGGTTACTGTTGTTCGTAGTGAGTGCCGGCAAGGGGGAAGTGTTACCAGAACAATTAAGATTACAAGTAGCGGATTACAGAGAAATTTTGAGCGAGCAAGAAGTATATCTAAGTAACAACTATCGTTACTTGTATGTTATAATAGCGGGAGAACCTGAAGAAGAATTTACGGTGAGTATCACTTTGAGTGGATACGAGATTTTGAAACTGCCTGCCTTTACTCTATAG
- a CDS encoding GNAT family N-acetyltransferase, translated as MTIITTPRLKLRPMEFKDLPAFASLNADPRVMEFLPKVLSIQETEEFYQRILQSYSQHGFGLLAADLLNSSEFIGYIGLFVPNFSAFFTPCVEIGWRLAFEHWGKGYATEGAKAVLKFAFDELELSEVVSFTIPANLRSLKVMKKIGMEWVGEFDHPNLPIAHQFRRHFLYKIDSLEFRRNQTWRNQ; from the coding sequence ATGACCATTATTACTACTCCCAGACTCAAACTTAGACCAATGGAGTTTAAAGATTTGCCAGCTTTTGCTTCTCTTAACGCCGATCCTCGGGTAATGGAATTTTTACCCAAAGTTTTATCAATCCAAGAAACCGAGGAATTTTACCAAAGAATTCTTCAAAGTTACTCTCAGCATGGTTTCGGTTTATTAGCAGCAGATTTACTCAATTCATCCGAATTTATCGGCTATATCGGTTTATTCGTACCGAACTTTTCTGCTTTTTTTACCCCCTGTGTAGAGATTGGTTGGCGCTTAGCTTTTGAACATTGGGGTAAAGGTTACGCTACAGAAGGAGCTAAAGCTGTCCTGAAATTTGCTTTTGACGAATTAGAATTATCCGAAGTCGTTTCATTTACCATCCCTGCTAATCTGAGATCTCTAAAAGTGATGAAAAAAATTGGTATGGAATGGGTGGGAGAATTTGATCATCCCAATTTACCCATCGCACACCAATTCAGAAGACATTTCCTTTATAAGATAGATTCCTTAGAATTTAGGCGCAATCAAACCTGGAGAAATCAGTAA